A genomic stretch from Euwallacea fornicatus isolate EFF26 chromosome 10, ASM4011564v1, whole genome shotgun sequence includes:
- the LOC136341423 gene encoding F-box/LRR-repeat protein 4-like isoform X1, which yields MQYHRNGNDFSFQQFTQLANHATMDSLGEHLSKDEWLVYNTLPFILPFLTVPDVLHCRQVCTLWMRIVNDSTYWCAVTLRNYKLTLDKMTDFLQGFKTNHLKLVDCEYVDECTTSCFEILTHLKKLELSNCTSKLVETIAEGNPNLEVLRVSLIVCPSALKLDLSFVSKMPRLKQLTIYCHREVQHLKEMFTTLGNLEKLWLLRVTHIDFEDLPSSMNLDRYPQLQSLGLGHCTELPSTIVYFVKTFPNLRELCFEYCGSSKWDPVDIFNFLRELPSLRRLHLIEFNIKEGFDKGLKLCTNLEELTISPCCNRFFMGRFNGRIFEGVKNLKLKRFTWGFSATYMMHCKRIFEVADRVPFVSDADCLHGSLGGIESELKSWRLITLEDLQHELQELMKTCRVRVVKNYSPQDFF from the exons ATGCAGTATCATCGAAATGGGAATGATTTTAGTTTTCAACag TTTACCCAACTAGCCAACCACGCCACTATGGATTCCCTAGGCGAACATCTGTCTAAAGACGAATGGCTCGTCTATAACACCCTCCCCTTTATACTGCCCTTCTTAACAGTGCCTGATGTATTGCACTGCAGACAGGTCTGCACATTATGGATGCGCATCGTCAACGACTCTACATATTGGTGCGCAGTAACGCTGCGCAACTACAAACTCACATTAGACAAAATGACTGATTTTCTGCAAGGCTTTAAAACGAACCATCTAAAACTTGTGGATTGTGAATATGTGGACGAGTGCACTACAAGCTGTTTTGAGATTTTaacgcatttaaaaaaactggaaCTTTCCAACTGTACTTCTAAATTAGTGGAAACCATAGCTGAGGGCAACCCCAACTTGGAAGTCCTCAGAGTTTCCCTTATTGTATGTCCAAGTGCATTGAAACTGGATTTGAGCTTTGTATCTAAAATGCCTCGCTTAAAGCAGTTGACGATTTATTGCCATCGAGAAGTGCAACATTTGAAAGAAATGTTTACCACTCTtggtaatttggaaaaattatggtTACTAAGGGTAACCCATATAGATTTTGAAGACCTTCCCTCATCAATGAACTTAGACAGATACCCCCAGCTACAGTCTCTAGGGCTAGGGCATTGCACAGAGTTGCCGAGCACCATCGTGTATTTCGTTAAGACATTCCCCAATTTAAGGGAACTTTGCTTTGAGTACTGTGGGTCCTCTAAATGGGACCCcgtagatatttttaatttcctaagAGAGTTGCCTAGCCTAAGACGCCTTCACCTGAtcgaatttaatattaaagaaggcTTTGACAAAGGCTTAAAACTCTGCACTAACTTAGAAGAACTGACAATCTCTCCATGCTGCAACAGATTCTTTATGGGCCGTTTCAACGGGAGGATTTTCGAAGGggtcaaaaatttgaaactgaaAAGGTTCACGTGGGGCTTTTCTGCCACTTATATGATGCACTGTAAACGCATATTTGAGGTTGCGGACCGTGTCCCCTTTGTAAGCGATGCAGATTGCTTGCATGGGAGTTTGGGTGGAATCGAATCAGAATTGAAATCATGGAGGCTGATAACCTTGGAAGATTTGCAGCACGAGTTGCAGGAATTGATGAAAACGTGTAGAGTAAGAGTGGTTAAGAATTATAGCCCGCAGGATTTCTTTTGA
- the LOC136341423 gene encoding F-box/LRR-repeat protein 4-like isoform X2 encodes MFTQLANHATMDSLGEHLSKDEWLVYNTLPFILPFLTVPDVLHCRQVCTLWMRIVNDSTYWCAVTLRNYKLTLDKMTDFLQGFKTNHLKLVDCEYVDECTTSCFEILTHLKKLELSNCTSKLVETIAEGNPNLEVLRVSLIVCPSALKLDLSFVSKMPRLKQLTIYCHREVQHLKEMFTTLGNLEKLWLLRVTHIDFEDLPSSMNLDRYPQLQSLGLGHCTELPSTIVYFVKTFPNLRELCFEYCGSSKWDPVDIFNFLRELPSLRRLHLIEFNIKEGFDKGLKLCTNLEELTISPCCNRFFMGRFNGRIFEGVKNLKLKRFTWGFSATYMMHCKRIFEVADRVPFVSDADCLHGSLGGIESELKSWRLITLEDLQHELQELMKTCRVRVVKNYSPQDFF; translated from the exons ATG TTTACCCAACTAGCCAACCACGCCACTATGGATTCCCTAGGCGAACATCTGTCTAAAGACGAATGGCTCGTCTATAACACCCTCCCCTTTATACTGCCCTTCTTAACAGTGCCTGATGTATTGCACTGCAGACAGGTCTGCACATTATGGATGCGCATCGTCAACGACTCTACATATTGGTGCGCAGTAACGCTGCGCAACTACAAACTCACATTAGACAAAATGACTGATTTTCTGCAAGGCTTTAAAACGAACCATCTAAAACTTGTGGATTGTGAATATGTGGACGAGTGCACTACAAGCTGTTTTGAGATTTTaacgcatttaaaaaaactggaaCTTTCCAACTGTACTTCTAAATTAGTGGAAACCATAGCTGAGGGCAACCCCAACTTGGAAGTCCTCAGAGTTTCCCTTATTGTATGTCCAAGTGCATTGAAACTGGATTTGAGCTTTGTATCTAAAATGCCTCGCTTAAAGCAGTTGACGATTTATTGCCATCGAGAAGTGCAACATTTGAAAGAAATGTTTACCACTCTtggtaatttggaaaaattatggtTACTAAGGGTAACCCATATAGATTTTGAAGACCTTCCCTCATCAATGAACTTAGACAGATACCCCCAGCTACAGTCTCTAGGGCTAGGGCATTGCACAGAGTTGCCGAGCACCATCGTGTATTTCGTTAAGACATTCCCCAATTTAAGGGAACTTTGCTTTGAGTACTGTGGGTCCTCTAAATGGGACCCcgtagatatttttaatttcctaagAGAGTTGCCTAGCCTAAGACGCCTTCACCTGAtcgaatttaatattaaagaaggcTTTGACAAAGGCTTAAAACTCTGCACTAACTTAGAAGAACTGACAATCTCTCCATGCTGCAACAGATTCTTTATGGGCCGTTTCAACGGGAGGATTTTCGAAGGggtcaaaaatttgaaactgaaAAGGTTCACGTGGGGCTTTTCTGCCACTTATATGATGCACTGTAAACGCATATTTGAGGTTGCGGACCGTGTCCCCTTTGTAAGCGATGCAGATTGCTTGCATGGGAGTTTGGGTGGAATCGAATCAGAATTGAAATCATGGAGGCTGATAACCTTGGAAGATTTGCAGCACGAGTTGCAGGAATTGATGAAAACGTGTAGAGTAAGAGTGGTTAAGAATTATAGCCCGCAGGATTTCTTTTGA
- the LOC136341423 gene encoding F-box/LRR-repeat protein 4-like isoform X3 — protein sequence MDSLGEHLSKDEWLVYNTLPFILPFLTVPDVLHCRQVCTLWMRIVNDSTYWCAVTLRNYKLTLDKMTDFLQGFKTNHLKLVDCEYVDECTTSCFEILTHLKKLELSNCTSKLVETIAEGNPNLEVLRVSLIVCPSALKLDLSFVSKMPRLKQLTIYCHREVQHLKEMFTTLGNLEKLWLLRVTHIDFEDLPSSMNLDRYPQLQSLGLGHCTELPSTIVYFVKTFPNLRELCFEYCGSSKWDPVDIFNFLRELPSLRRLHLIEFNIKEGFDKGLKLCTNLEELTISPCCNRFFMGRFNGRIFEGVKNLKLKRFTWGFSATYMMHCKRIFEVADRVPFVSDADCLHGSLGGIESELKSWRLITLEDLQHELQELMKTCRVRVVKNYSPQDFF from the coding sequence ATGGATTCCCTAGGCGAACATCTGTCTAAAGACGAATGGCTCGTCTATAACACCCTCCCCTTTATACTGCCCTTCTTAACAGTGCCTGATGTATTGCACTGCAGACAGGTCTGCACATTATGGATGCGCATCGTCAACGACTCTACATATTGGTGCGCAGTAACGCTGCGCAACTACAAACTCACATTAGACAAAATGACTGATTTTCTGCAAGGCTTTAAAACGAACCATCTAAAACTTGTGGATTGTGAATATGTGGACGAGTGCACTACAAGCTGTTTTGAGATTTTaacgcatttaaaaaaactggaaCTTTCCAACTGTACTTCTAAATTAGTGGAAACCATAGCTGAGGGCAACCCCAACTTGGAAGTCCTCAGAGTTTCCCTTATTGTATGTCCAAGTGCATTGAAACTGGATTTGAGCTTTGTATCTAAAATGCCTCGCTTAAAGCAGTTGACGATTTATTGCCATCGAGAAGTGCAACATTTGAAAGAAATGTTTACCACTCTtggtaatttggaaaaattatggtTACTAAGGGTAACCCATATAGATTTTGAAGACCTTCCCTCATCAATGAACTTAGACAGATACCCCCAGCTACAGTCTCTAGGGCTAGGGCATTGCACAGAGTTGCCGAGCACCATCGTGTATTTCGTTAAGACATTCCCCAATTTAAGGGAACTTTGCTTTGAGTACTGTGGGTCCTCTAAATGGGACCCcgtagatatttttaatttcctaagAGAGTTGCCTAGCCTAAGACGCCTTCACCTGAtcgaatttaatattaaagaaggcTTTGACAAAGGCTTAAAACTCTGCACTAACTTAGAAGAACTGACAATCTCTCCATGCTGCAACAGATTCTTTATGGGCCGTTTCAACGGGAGGATTTTCGAAGGggtcaaaaatttgaaactgaaAAGGTTCACGTGGGGCTTTTCTGCCACTTATATGATGCACTGTAAACGCATATTTGAGGTTGCGGACCGTGTCCCCTTTGTAAGCGATGCAGATTGCTTGCATGGGAGTTTGGGTGGAATCGAATCAGAATTGAAATCATGGAGGCTGATAACCTTGGAAGATTTGCAGCACGAGTTGCAGGAATTGATGAAAACGTGTAGAGTAAGAGTGGTTAAGAATTATAGCCCGCAGGATTTCTTTTGA